The Deltaproteobacteria bacterium genomic interval GAGCCTTGAGGGTCATCGGGGGGGAGCTCAGGGGCAGAAAGTTACTCGCCCCCAGGGGTGGGAGGATCAGACCCACCTCTGACCGGGTTCGGGAGGCGATCTTCGACATCCTGGGCCTGGAATGGGTTTATCATAAGGTTCTTGATCTCTTCGCTGGCACCGGCGCCCTGGGAATTGAAGCCCTCAGCCGAGGGGCTCAGGAGGCTACATTCGTGGAGCAAGGCAAAGAGGCCCTCAAAACCCTGCAGGGAAATCTTGAGGACCTAAGGCTGACATCCAGGGCACGGGTGCTGCCCCGTGCGGCCAAAAAGGGCATAAAGATCTTGTCTGAAGGGAGGGAAGTATTTGACCTCATTTTTGTGGATCCCCCTTATGGAAAGGACATGGTGGGAAAGACCCTGCAGGAGATCGCCCAAAGGGGGATACTCTCCCCCCGTGGAGTCATCGTGGCCGAGCACTCACCACACGAGTCAATCCCTCTGCCCATCGGCATGGGACTCTTTAAACAGAAAAGATACGGGGATACCGCTATTTCTTTTTTTCAGTGGGTTTCTTCCTCGCCTTGAGGAGTCGCACATATCCCCTGAAGAATAGGTGCTGCGCAAAGTCCTCGAAGCCCATGTGGGAAAGAACAGCATACCAATCACGGGCTATGAAGTCAGCGGCGTATGAGCACTCGAGGTGCCTGAAGGGGATTCGGAAGTAGAATGGTGCCTCCTGCAAGGAGAATTCGTTGTAATCGAGAAGGAAAAGCTCCCCTTTTGGTTTGAGGGTTCGGTGTGCGTTGGCCACGATAACCTCCCTGACCTCCTGAGGGAAACCATGGAGGACAAATGAGATGAAGACCTTGTCAAACTCCTCTTTGAAGGTGAGAGATTCGTCAATCCTCATCTCCAGCACCCGGGCATTTAGAAAGGGATCACACCTGGTGCGGAACTGAGCAGTCATCTCCGCGCTGATCTCCAGGCCGATCAGCTCCCCTTGCGGGGAGAGGTATTCCAACATCAAACAGGCATTTCGCCCTGTGCCGCAACCGAAATCTATAATCTTATCCGCTGGCTTTATCTTCATCAAGGAGATCACCTCCCTGATGAATGGGGGATACCTCCAGAGGGTGATGATATTCATCAGGAGGTCGTAGTATCTCGCCTCCCACCCCCGCACCTCGACCCTGGATCCCGGATAGCGACTGGACAC includes:
- the rsmD gene encoding 16S rRNA (guanine(966)-N(2))-methyltransferase RsmD, producing the protein MRVIGGELRGRKLLAPRGGRIRPTSDRVREAIFDILGLEWVYHKVLDLFAGTGALGIEALSRGAQEATFVEQGKEALKTLQGNLEDLRLTSRARVLPRAAKKGIKILSEGREVFDLIFVDPPYGKDMVGKTLQEIAQRGILSPRGVIVAEHSPHESIPLPIGMGLFKQKRYGDTAISFFQWVSSSP
- a CDS encoding class I SAM-dependent methyltransferase, with amino-acid sequence MSSRYPGSRVEVRGWEARYYDLLMNIITLWRYPPFIREVISLMKIKPADKIIDFGCGTGRNACLMLEYLSPQGELIGLEISAEMTAQFRTRCDPFLNARVLEMRIDESLTFKEEFDKVFISFVLHGFPQEVREVIVANAHRTLKPKGELFLLDYNEFSLQEAPFYFRIPFRHLECSYAADFIARDWYAVLSHMGFEDFAQHLFFRGYVRLLKARKKPTEKKK